A genomic region of Streptosporangium lutulentum contains the following coding sequences:
- a CDS encoding acyl-CoA dehydrogenase family protein, protein MLIDLTPEQKRLRGELREYFGACLTDEDRKRIATDPFGQVYMEHCRNLGRDGKLGLGWPKEYGGGGYGPLEQQIFANEIARAEVPYPIITVQTVGPTLMQYGTEAQKEFFLPRILAGECHFAIGYSEPGAGTDLASLRTAAVRDGDHYVVNGQKIFTSGAHYSQYIWLAARTDPDAKKHRGITMMIVDCADPGFSWTPIRTMDGRHHTNSTYYTDVRVPVDMVVGEENKGWDLIVNQLNHERVTLGPAGNIAHTYDRFLSWARRTGRIEEPAVRRALGQVYAYFRTNELLNWQVAANMDLGWLGAPDASATKVYGSERLQDVGRIVGDVLARFGDPSDPETADLMERVDRGAKGGLVLTFGGGVNEVQRELIAMLGLSLPRPPR, encoded by the coding sequence ATGCTGATCGACCTGACCCCCGAGCAGAAGAGACTCCGCGGCGAGCTGCGCGAGTACTTCGGCGCCTGCCTGACCGACGAGGACCGCAAGAGGATCGCCACAGACCCGTTCGGCCAGGTCTACATGGAGCACTGCCGCAACCTCGGCCGTGACGGCAAGCTCGGGCTGGGCTGGCCGAAGGAGTACGGCGGCGGCGGATACGGCCCGCTGGAGCAGCAGATCTTCGCCAACGAGATCGCCCGCGCCGAGGTGCCCTACCCGATCATCACGGTCCAGACCGTCGGCCCGACCCTCATGCAGTACGGCACGGAGGCGCAGAAGGAGTTCTTCCTGCCGCGCATCCTGGCCGGGGAGTGCCACTTCGCGATCGGCTACAGCGAGCCGGGGGCGGGCACCGACCTGGCGTCCCTGCGCACCGCCGCCGTCCGCGACGGCGACCACTACGTCGTCAACGGGCAGAAGATCTTCACCTCGGGCGCGCACTACTCCCAGTACATCTGGCTGGCGGCCCGCACCGACCCGGACGCCAAGAAGCACCGCGGCATCACGATGATGATCGTGGACTGCGCCGACCCCGGCTTCTCGTGGACCCCGATCAGGACGATGGACGGGCGGCACCACACCAACTCCACGTACTACACGGACGTGCGCGTGCCGGTGGACATGGTGGTGGGGGAGGAGAACAAGGGCTGGGATCTGATCGTCAACCAGCTCAACCACGAACGGGTCACGCTCGGTCCCGCGGGGAACATCGCCCACACCTACGACCGGTTCCTGAGCTGGGCCCGCCGTACGGGCCGGATCGAGGAGCCCGCGGTGCGCCGGGCGCTCGGCCAGGTCTACGCCTACTTCAGGACCAACGAGCTGCTGAACTGGCAGGTCGCGGCCAACATGGACCTCGGCTGGCTGGGCGCCCCCGACGCCTCGGCGACCAAGGTCTACGGTTCCGAGCGGCTGCAGGACGTCGGCAGGATCGTCGGCGACGTCCTGGCCCGCTTCGGCGACCCGTCCGACCCCGAGACCGCGGACCTCATGGAGCGGGTCGACCGCGGGGCCAAGGGCGGGCTCGTGCTCACCTTCGGCGGCGGCGTCAACGAGGTCCAGCGGGAGCTCATCGCCATGCTCGGCCTGAGCCTGCCGAGGCCGCCCCGATGA